One stretch of Acropora muricata isolate sample 2 chromosome 12, ASM3666990v1, whole genome shotgun sequence DNA includes these proteins:
- the LOC136893905 gene encoding uncharacterized protein — MNARLVSGSEDDEFPVTNGVKQECVLAPTLFSFLFSMILFSAFKDSDPGIQITYRTDGGIFNTQRLKAKTKVSKSLVRDLLYANVRAIVAHSNDDLQRHTNSLSEATKRFRLTISIKKTEVMFQPAKGSTANTPEIKSDGKVLNNVDSFTYLGSNLSFSNNLDGEVYTCNAKASASYGRLHKRVWNERGLKLETKCAVYRAVILTALFYGWTPYRKTCQAS; from the coding sequence ATGAACGCAAGATTAGTTAGCGGCAGTGAAGATGACGAGTTCCCCGTTACTAACGGAGTTAAGCAAGAATGCGTTCTTGCTCCAACACTCTTCAGCTTCCTTTTTAGCATGATACTTTTCTCTGCCTTCAAAGACTCAGATCCAGGCATCCAAATCACGTATAGGACAGATGGAGGTATCTTCAACACTCAACGCCTGAAGGCAAAGACGAAAGTCAGTAAATCACTTGTTCGTGACCTCCTCTATGCTAATGTCCGTGCTATCGTTGCTCATTCGAACGATGACCTTCAGAGACACACAAATTCCCTGTCTGAGGCCACTAAGAGGTTTAGACTCACAATAAGCATCAAGAAGACTGAAGTGATGTTTCAACCTGCAAAGGGATCAACAGCGAACACGCCTGAAATAAAGAGCGATGGCAAGGTCCTCAACAATGTTGACTCCTTCACCTACCTTGGTAGCAACCTCTCCTTTTCCAACAATCTCGATGGAGAGGTGTACACCTGCAATGCTAAGGCAAGTGCGTCCTATGGCAGACTCCACAAGCGAGTATGGAACGAAAGGGGCTTGAAACTGGAGACGAAGTGCGCAGTATACAGAGCAGTAATCCTGACTGCATTGTTTTATGGTTGGACTCCCTACCGAAAGACATGTCAAGCTTCTTGA